The Geotrypetes seraphini chromosome 2, aGeoSer1.1, whole genome shotgun sequence genome contains the following window.
gcaggtagggagaaaaacCGCGCgtcttagtacatccagccctgcaggaaccccgcgaccctcggaggcgtcccacgggatccctgcaaccctagggggcgtccccacgggattcccacgaccctagggggcgtacccacgggattcccgcgaccctagggggcatccccacaggatccccgtgacccgaagggggaacccgcgggattcccgtcgtcctcattcccgtgcagctctctacttcacAGCCCCTCTAAAGGGCTGTGCGGGTCAGGCCTCAGACCCTTCCCGGGGATCTGGGCTTGAGGAAAGGTTTGATAGGGGAGATAATTAGTTTTCAGTGCTCTCCCCACCTGGCTTTTGGGCTGTGCTACAACCTGTTTATGCACTTTCCCTCCTGGCTGAGCCTGCTGTCCTTGCTCCAGGCCAGGTTTTACAGAGCCCCATGCTGCATGCTGGGGAGGTTTAACAGTCCTTTTCActgggacaggggcttccctgtcacaaacCCCTCTACTTAAACCCTCAGAGGACTCTTCCCCCAAACGAgatagaactttttgggtatgggtTCCTTTATCCTTTTTTTCCCTGGCCTCTGAGGAGCCCCAGCCCTGCTCTCCTCGAGCAGTGCCCGTGCTTATCTCTTCCTCGCGCAGTTCAGGCATCACCACTAGCTCACATATTAATTGAGCTATGCCATCTCCCTCCTTTATTTTGTACTCCTTATCCCCGAGATTTATTACCAAAATCTTAAGGGTCCCACGATAATCCGGGTCGACTACTCCGGCCCCTATGTGTATGCCATGCCGGAGGGCCAAACCCGATCTCGGCGCAATGCGCCCATAACATTCACCAGGTAGGGCCACCACTAAACCAGTATCCACTACCTTCCTGCCCTCTTTTGGCACCTTTATCTCTTGGATACTACTTAGGTCCCAACCCACAGATCCTGGCGTAGTGCGCGCTGGCAGTTTAGCTTTGGGAGATAGCCACATAACCCTTAAAATGGGCTTCTCCTCGTCCCGTTTAACCACCGCCCAGTGGACCTCTTTGATGTCTTTATTCAGGCCCCCTTCTTCTTTATTCGTCGGCGGACTCCTCCTGCCCTTACTACACCCCAGGCATTCCTTACACCAGGCCGTTACCTCTGGTGCTAGGCCGGGCCAATAGAATTTTGTTTGGATCCCTTTAATAGTCGGGTCTTGGGCCAAGTGCTCCTTCCCTAGGTCCCTATGAATGGCCCAGAATATTTGTCTTCTAAAGACTGACGGCACGACTAAGCGCCTTTGCGCCCTTCGGACCCTAGGATTCCACCCCGTCTGATACAGGAGTCCTCCTACCACTTGGAATGGACAGGCTCCCCTCCCGGCGTCTTCCCATTACTCTACAGCTGAACTTAACATAGGATCTTTTCTTTGTTCACGGCCCAAAGTAGGAAATCGTTGGGCCACCTCATAAGGCACCCAGGGTCTCCAAGATAGTtgactcttccctccccccccttgcctTGAGAGCAGGATCTCTTGTCTGCCCGCCTCTCCACTCTGCTTTTGGCCCTCTTCTGGGACGGTTCTCCTAGGCTATCATCCTCTAGAGGGAAGATCTGGGCTAACTCCTCTTCCTGCCCTGTGGGAGCCCTCACCCCTCGAGTGCCGAAGCATTCCCAAAAATAGGGCCATTCCTGTCCCAGGATCACTTCATATGATGGCCTAGGCATCAGTGCCATCTTCAGGGCATACTCCCTCCCCTGATACTCTACCCAGACTTTCTTCATTTCATAGGGTAAGGACGTCCCGTGCATGCACTGTATCTCAAATCGCCCTTGGGGGTCTATCGATTTCCTGACCCCGAGCACTTAAGATCCTCCGCCACACCATCTGGGCCAGGATGGACTGATCGGCCCCGGAGTCTAATAGGGCTACCACCGGGATTCCCTCTATCTTTATCTGAATCATGCATTCCTTCTTATGGCCCGTTTCCGATGagcccactagagaatgacacggggaaaaaatctgtccccgtcaccgccccgtcaccggcccaccatcctctgcaccgccccgtcaccaccgccccgtcaccgtcaccgccatccctttcaccgccccgtcaccgccactgccatcccattcatcgccccgtcaccgtcgcatccatataagccttagtactgtaatatttagcttattcctttcttataaatcaaagttcctgctgctgaactagagaaagagatgttcagctggcagggctttgtttataaatttttatcaacacaactaatatactattttatcctaaagcaaaaaataaataaataaatataatttttttttctacctttgttctctggtttctgctttccacatcttctcattgaattccttccatccactgtgtcttctctctgcgtcttccatttgctgttactgtgcctctcccttaacccccccccccaattggtctagcacccatcttcttccctccgctcccgcatagtctggcatctgtcttcttcccactctgtcttccacatttcccttgggggtctgttcctctccaccctccttcaatgtctgttctattcctttccaccaccacccttccctccctcctttaccatctgttcctttctactatccttcagctcctctcgcgtggcctatctaccttccttcctcttattttcatggcacgttacaatgtaatttgtgcaagccactggagcctgcaagctcggtccctgtcccatccccacaaaccatctcgcttctgtgctcctattttctccatttctaatatctcccctatgtatctgtcattgccccccctgtgtccatataccatccccatggcatgtcccctttatgtctctgtccctatgccccatgcacataatttctcctctttctgttaccttcctgtgtccagatttcccctatcttcctcttccataccagtgtgtctcttcttttcaaccccatctagcttttttccctctttcttcccccccccttgcttctagcatctggctcacctgccagtccttcc
Protein-coding sequences here:
- the LOC117353707 gene encoding probable deoxyuridine 5'-triphosphate nucleotidohydrolase, producing MWLSPKAKLPARTTPGSVGWDLSSIQEIKVPKEGRKVVDTGLVVALPGECYGRIAPRSGLALRHGIHIGAGVVDPDYRGTLKILVINLGDKEYKIKEGDGIAQLICELVVMPELREEEISTGTARGEQGWGSSEAREKKDKGTHTQKVLSRLGEESSEGLSRGVCDREAPVPVKRTVKPPQHAAWGSVKPGLEQGQQAQPGGKVHKQVVAQPKSQVGRALKTNYLPYQTFPQAQIPGKGLRPDPHSPLEGL